A region of the Parachlamydia acanthamoebae genome:
TAATGGCGAGGCTTTCATTTTCAGGATTTTCAGAAAGAATTTTTTGATATAAAGCATTAATATCATCACGCAAATTTCGCGATTCTTCTTTTGAGTACTCTTCTGAATGATCAAAAGCTTTTCCTGATAAAAAACTTTCTAAAATATTTTTGGGGAGGGAATATTCGTAACTAGTTTCCGTAGGATAAATAAGATTTAAGTCACAGGCATCAAAGCTAAAGGATCCCAACATGATTATTTCCTCTTTAGAGGCCACTTGCTTTAATTGAATAGAAAGCAAAAGCTCAGTGTTAATAATATTTCTATTTTCAACTGTTCCAAACTAGCTAAAGCTACTTTAAGCAGAGGAAAAAATCAAGGAGAAGCTATAAAAGCCGTGCAGAGAATAGGAGTCTAGAGAGATCAAGAATTTTTGGATATAATGTGGAGCAAATTATCAACGGAATTGATGAAGTCAAAAGGGATGCTTAAACTTAACTTGTGAAACTATTGAATGGTAATCGGTATATTGTTTCTAACAAGGGGCGGGAGCCTATTTTCGGACCATTTATTCGAAATCTTTGAATTAACTTGAATTTTTTTGAAACAATTTTACTTGTTGCACCACGGTTTTTTTAATTGGGCCCTTATCAAGAACTTCAATAAGCAAAATCCTCTTGAAGATTCTTTATAGTGTTTTAATCTTACTGAATATTTTTGAGCCGCTTCTTCACAGATATCAAAAGCAGCTTGGAAGTCTTCTAGATTGGACTAGAATGATTTATTATGTAAGTTGTTCGAAGATGATCGAGGGATGTCTCGTAAAATTTTGTGCTTCAGTTTTTTTATACAAACAAGGAGGCGTTCTAAATAAAGCAATCAAATGATTTTTATTAAAACTAGGAAAATAATTATTTTATGGATATGGATATCTATCAAATAAATTATAGGTAGAATATGAAGACAATTCAAAGCAGGATCTGTCTGGCGACATTGATTATGAGCATATTTTTTATATGTGGATGCAGCAGTCGTGAGAAACGTGTTGAAGTCAAAAAAGCTAAAGTGGGAGATGTTGAATTAGCTTATTACACACGAGGCAGTGGAGAACCTCTAGTCATGCTGATGGGTTTTAGAGGGACGATGGCGATGTGGGACCCTGCACTGCTTGAAATATTAGAAAATAAATATCAGCTTATTCTTTTTGATCATCGTGGAGTTGGGTTGTCATCTGACACTCCAAATAATTTAACAACGATTCCCCAAATGGCTGAAGATACGGTAAATCTAATTAAATACTTGGGTCTTCAGAAAGTGCATATTTTGGGGTGGTCAATGGGGTCAAGGATTGCAATTGAAATGGGTCTTAAATTTCCGGAAATGGTCGATTGTATGATCTTGTGTTCTCCTAATCCAGGGGGCAAATTTCAAGAAGCCAGAAAGTCACATGCCTACACAGATTTAACGTCAGCAGAATTAGATGAGCAGCAGGTTTTGTCTCTTATTTTTCCTGCAACGAAAGAAGGGGAATCTGCAGCTATTGGGTTTGCCATGAGAACGGCTGATGCTATTATTAGTGGTCGTGTGCCAAATGATATTCAAATAAGTACCCAAACCATAGAGAGACAAGTTGAAGCATTAAAACAGTGGGATGAAGATGATCATTATTATGAAGATCTCTCCAATATCAAGGTGCCAACTTTGGTAACGGGAGGAGTAAAAGATGAATTAGATTCTCCAAAAAATGTCTCTAAAGTTGCTTGTCGGATTCCTTTTGCATGGTCTGCTTATTTTCCACATGCTGGACATGCCTTTCTTTCACAAAATTATCAACACTTCGCAGAATTGGTGACTTTATTTATTGAATCCAATAAAAAATAATCATTATAAATGAAAATTTTGCAAATTTCACGATAGGAATATGGGTAAATGGAATATAAATTTTTGGGAAAAACTGGGGTACAGGTTTCATCATTATGCATGGGGACCATGACATTTGGAAAAGAGGCTGATGAAGCCACTTCTGCTGCGATTTATAAACGATGTCGCGAAGCTGGCATTAATTTTTTTGATACCGCAGATGTGTATTGTGAAGGTATTTCGGAGCAAATTTTGGGAAAGCTAATTCAAGGAGAACGAGAAAATATTGTTTTAGCCAGCAAAGTGTATTTTCAAGCAGGTAAAGACATGAATCAACATGGTTTATCCAGGCGCCATATTTTTCACTCCATAGAAGGAAGCCTTAGAAGACTAAAGACCGACTACTTAGATATCTATTATTTACACCGTTTTGACGATTTCACGGATCTCGAGGAAACGCTTTATGCTTTTAATGATCTTGTGCGCCAAGGAAAAGTTTTATATCTCGGTGTAAGCAATTTTGCAGCCTGGCAAATTATGAAAGGTTTGGGGATTTCAGCGAGGGAGCATTTAGCCCGTTTTGCTTGCATGCAGCCCATGTACAATCTTCTTAAGAGGCAGGCTGAAGTGGAATTATTTCCGATGGCTCTTGCTGAAAACTTGGCTGTGTTTCCTTACAATCCGCTGGCTGGTGGAGTGTTATCGGGAAAATATTTAAAAAAGAGGGATGAGGGGCGTTTAGCAATTAATAAAGTCTATGAATTGCGTTATGGAAAAGTGGCAGGAGAAAAAGAAGTCATTGATTTTATTGCATTTGCCAAAGCAAAAAATCTCGATCCAGTAAGCTTAGCGATTAGCTGGGTTGCTAGTCACCCAGCTGTGACAGCTCCCATATTAGGAGCACGCAGCGTAGCGCAACTCGAGCCCGCACTTCGATCTATTGATATTAAAATGACTGAAGGATTGCGAAAAGAGCTCAGTGCTCTCACTGTAGAGCCTCCATCAGC
Encoded here:
- a CDS encoding alpha/beta fold hydrolase, whose protein sequence is MSIFFICGCSSREKRVEVKKAKVGDVELAYYTRGSGEPLVMLMGFRGTMAMWDPALLEILENKYQLILFDHRGVGLSSDTPNNLTTIPQMAEDTVNLIKYLGLQKVHILGWSMGSRIAIEMGLKFPEMVDCMILCSPNPGGKFQEARKSHAYTDLTSAELDEQQVLSLIFPATKEGESAAIGFAMRTADAIISGRVPNDIQISTQTIERQVEALKQWDEDDHYYEDLSNIKVPTLVTGGVKDELDSPKNVSKVACRIPFAWSAYFPHAGHAFLSQNYQHFAELVTLFIESNKK
- a CDS encoding aldo/keto reductase; amino-acid sequence: MEYKFLGKTGVQVSSLCMGTMTFGKEADEATSAAIYKRCREAGINFFDTADVYCEGISEQILGKLIQGERENIVLASKVYFQAGKDMNQHGLSRRHIFHSIEGSLRRLKTDYLDIYYLHRFDDFTDLEETLYAFNDLVRQGKVLYLGVSNFAAWQIMKGLGISAREHLARFACMQPMYNLLKRQAEVELFPMALAENLAVFPYNPLAGGVLSGKYLKKRDEGRLAINKVYELRYGKVAGEKEVIDFIAFAKAKNLDPVSLAISWVASHPAVTAPILGARSVAQLEPALRSIDIKMTEGLRKELSALTVEPPSATDRSEERIPENNFK